Part of the Scylla paramamosain isolate STU-SP2022 chromosome 15, ASM3559412v1, whole genome shotgun sequence genome, GCATAGCGTGTCGAACCTCTGcaagataaacacacaaatagacaGTAACACTCACCTGTAGAACACGaacaagagagagggaaagaaagaaaaaggaaataaaaaaatagacaaataaataaagaaaggcaaGTGAACACACGCGGCATGAGGGAGGGCATGACTGGAGTACATAAtgtgtttttgtaatattaatcACAAGTAGTTCAGGAATGGAAAGCGGCTTGCAGTTTCCGTAGAGTCAATCGTGGAGGTTGATATATGTCAAGTCACTGGAGTTATTCACTTTCAAGATGGATTAATGTAGATGTAGGTACCATGAACCGGGTCTTGTAGAAACTTCAAAGTCATTTCTCTCTAAACTCGTCTCACCATGTTGTATTACGcagctttttcattttcttattacaGACTTTAAGTACAGTAGACGCTTCCAAATGCTTACGACGTTTAGATAATAATGAGTGagggtttattttttttattccgtatGATGTAACAAAACAGAATGAACACGATTAATAATACAGGGAATTTTTTAACTAAGAGAAGAATATTGCGTTtgagtaaaatgaagaaaataataataagtaatgaaGTTCTTACAGGTATTAATTCCTTCTACAAAATAATTTTCATATTACGTACATATTGactgctccacacacacacacacacacacacacacatacacacacacaccaaattgATATGGTCCCGCAGCACGTTGGAGTACACGCAGCACACAGCCTCCAGCGCCATGAACGCGATGCTCGCCACCACCCACGGCGACAGCAACCCCGCCCGCtcctggcagagagagagagagagagagagagagagagtgttaagcTTTTTGTGATGGTGTAAAGTTAAACGGGAACAGTGGGTATTATACAGCATCTCTTACCTTACATTAGTTTGTATAGTTACGCACAAAGAGTCTCGTCAGGGtcaacaggtctgctgctgtttcttgTTAGGGAAGAAAGTAGGCATCGTTGGCCTTGACTGCTGTACTAATGGTGGTGCTTAGAggaaacgctctctctctctctctctctctctctctctctctctctctctctctctctctctctctctctctctctctctctctctctctctctctctctctctctctctctctctctctctctctctctctctctctctctctctctctctctctctctctctctctctctctctctctctctctctctctctctctctctctctctctctctctctctctctctctctctctctctctctctctctctctctctctctctctctctctctctctctctctctctctctctctctcacctgggatATCCCCACGATGAGGAAGCAGCTGAGCACAATGAGGGCCAGGTGTGTGCACAGGGTGGCCAGGTAGGCGATCTGCACACCTGCAACACAGACACTCTCCTCAGCACAGGTGTGgcgagaaaaataggaagatttATTTACAACTCTGGAAATGTCTGCATTACTAATTTcagttctttaatttatttgctGCATTTGTATTTGTGTGCGATGTTGTTGTCTGAGTCTTCTATATgaattgtttcttcttttttaaccGTAGTAAAACTCCCTTTTTTCACGAGTTTTTCCATCCCTGATGAAGCTGTTTTTCTCTGTGTTCCCTTGCATGTCTTCCTGCCCTCTCTCGGCTTCATCATTTTTCTGTCCACGCGTCTCTGGTTTCCCCTGGTTATTATAGTGTTTTCGCGTCAAGCTtgtcccctttccctctccaggTTACTTTTATGTCAATGAATAACATTGTCATAACCTTTCCTGACACACAACAATGCTGAGTTGTCGTCCATCCTTCGCGGCCCATGGTGCCAGTCACTCGCCTGTAAAATTGTGAAGCCTCCAAGGCTGTGTTGAAGCCTACCTATCCGCGCCCTCTTTGCCCTCTGCTGGTTGATGGTGTGCAAATATGTTTGTTTTAGATGTATGTACATGTGCACATACACCCGCAGGTGCGCCAGTGAGAGTAAGAGAAGCTAGGGGTATTGTTGCAAGCTACAAATTACGAGAATATTCGTGTTTGATGATAAATTCGCTTATCGCAGTGCTCCATTTCGTGGTAAACAAATTGAATATGTGTGGTTTGGAGATGAGCGGCCAAATTTGGTtgtgaatggaagagaaaattgTTTCATGTATTCCCTGCTAGTTTCGGAAACTGAAAACGAAAAGTGGGGAAGGAACTTTTGTTAGCAACTGTACGTGACACGCATACACCGCTCGCTCCTTTTATGAGTTCTCTGGAGTCCTGGAAAGTGTCTTGTTTGTGATGCAATACAAAGCAGGAGTAATTTTATGTGAACTGGAATTCATTAAATAATGGCAAtggcttttttttcataaacaatGCATTAATTACCATAATATACGTCCTGAAGGTGGTGTGGATGCCGCCCATTCACCGCCAGCCGCCACCCGCAcagtgccgccaccaccacggacACCACCTGCAACCAGGATGGCGTTACTGAAGCTGCGAGATCAGGAAGAGTTGCGTCTTGCTGGGCTCACGAAAAGAAGGATATTATGCAGCagggaaatatgagagagagagagagagagagagagagagagagagagagagagagagagagagagagagagagagagagagagagagagagaatgtacaatGTCAGTTTATAATTATTGTCGTCATAAGGTAATTCATTTTAATTAAAGCAGACAATGAAAGATCAATGTTGATAATAAGCAGGTGACAtgcagtgttttgttgcatgGAAAATTAATCCAGTACCCGCACTGGACATCCCGGTGGCACACGAAATGTCTACGCGGTATTCATATTCATACTTACATCTCACATTTTTAACATTCCCACATGAGTTGCTGCGGAAGAAAAAGCTAAGAGTACAAGAATTTGGCTTGTAAGAATATTTTAAGATTATCTTGGAATTATGTAGGATTTATTTTAAGATTAAATTTTAAGTTACAGGTTTTTGgaatttatttttatgattagCTTTTAAGTTGCTGCCTTTTGTGATCTATTTTAAGATTACATTTTAAGATTTCAAGTTACTGGCTTTCAGGTTCtattttaagattttttacATTGCTAGCTTTTATAGTCATAAAAAGTATGCCTTATAAGGAGTATAACCGGCATGAAATAATGTGACACTTTGTACAAAACTCTATAGTCagtaaactaataataataaaaatagaaactCTGTTCTGATCGCGGGGAAAAAAGCTGTTGCGTAAACCATATCTTTCACATTATCCTAAAACACGAGATCCACCGGTAATGTAGCATGTTGAGGGTCACGGGATTGGCCAGTGTCTACAAAATGCTACTTGAGTCTCACGAAGCTGTGTATAATGAAGGAGTCTTGCTGGGTGATGATGATTCGCTGACTCTTCTACTGCTTGGGAACAACAGACGTAATGGacaaacacatacacgcactcaatatcaacttaaaaaaaaaaaaaaaaaaggatcagaGGGCATAAGGAATGTGTGAGAATAAGAAAGTACAGGCATCGAGCAGGCAAGACTCCAGTCCGTCACGCTGAGTTGAACTGAGCTGAGTTGCTGTTAAGGAGTGTTGCCTTTCAAACAACTTTCCCTGACGTGTCCCTTCTCACTGTCTTGGTCttgagttttcttctttctcccttcttttcctttctcttattatccAAAATTTACGCACAgttccctttgtttcctctaCTGCCCTGAGGTGAGGGATCCACATTGAACagcttgcttcttcttcttcttcttgattctTCTGAGCATGGAATTGTTCTCCTTTCATCTACTCTCGAAGcaagtgtcctcctcctcctgctcctcctcctcctcctctacatgcCCGCCCAGACATGTAATTCGATCCATCACGGCATGTGGATGCTtggagtaggagggaagagggtggaggaataGAAAAGTGGATGAACTGAGAACCAACACGTGTTTGTTGATGGAAAGTAAACACAGTGTACATATTCTCTTCCTACCCCACTCTgccgaatctctctctctctctctctctctctctctctctctctctctctctctctctctctctctctctctctctctctctctctctctctctctctctccacaattcacgaaggaaaaatattcattcagactttattattttttcttcatcgcCATTTACCggtaaaaagataaatgattTTCAAGACCGCGACTTTAATATTCACTCCCCTTGCTGATAAACAAACcccgcgcgcgcgtgtgtgtgtgtgtgtgtgtgtgtgatccagtGGGGGTTATTTGCCCTTAATGAATGACTACACAGCGCCCTCCAATAACATAAAACCCCGTA contains:
- the LOC135107722 gene encoding uncharacterized protein LOC135107722 isoform X1, yielding MGFRRVVPVVRLGRRGWLRLDARHAALTAALYTIVVSVVVAALCGWRLAVNGRHPHHLQDVYYGVQIAYLATLCTHLALIVLSCFLIVGISQERAGLLSPWVVASIAFMALEAVCCVYSNVLRDHINLRFDTLCKVEMSFFTARVFVNILALWGVMKLYRNLRAGYSYRDPEAIEL